A window of the Theileria parva strain Muguga chromosome 2, complete sequence, whole genome shotgun sequence genome harbors these coding sequences:
- the SF3A2 gene encoding Zinc-finger of C2H2 type family protein translates to MIDYQHRVGHKTGSGAPASAHDVAAHQRERLRKLALETFDLNKDPYFSKNHMGHVECRLCLTVHTTESSYLSHTQGRKHQMNLARRAAKEQKDAFMTIAPISKTRAFKAPTLKIGRPGYRITKMRDPETKQPALLFEIEFPEIQGTPKYRFMSAFEQKIEIPPDPNYQFLLFAADPYETIAFKVPNLEIDNGPNKLFSYFDDKRKLFIFQVHFKLKKTFKVLPGLPQRPTKFDHVGPGPQF, encoded by the exons ATGATAGATTATCAGCATAGAGTTGGACACAAAACAGGTAGTGGCGCTCCGGCGAGCGCCCATGACGTCGCAGCTCACCAGAGGGAGCGATTGCGTAAATTGGCCCTTGAAACCTTCGATTTAAACAAGGATCCATACTTTTCTAAGAACCACATGGGTCACGTAGAATGCAGATTATGTCTTACAGTCCATACAACTGAAAGTTCATACCTAAGTCACACACAGGGCCGAAAACATCAAATGAATTTAGCAAGAAGAGCAGCTAAAGAACAAAAAGACGCCTTTATGACCATCGCACCCATTTCAAAG aCTAGAGCTTTTAAGGCACCTACATTAAAGATCGGAAGACCAGGTTATAGAATAACTAAGATGAGAGACCCTGAAACTAAACAGCCAGCATTATTGTTTGAAATAGAGTTCCCAGAAATTCAGGGCACACCAAAGTATCGATTTATGTCAGCTTTCGAGCAGAAAATAGAAATTCCACCGGATCCAAATTATCAGTTCTTATTATTCGCAGCCGATCCATACGAAACAATAG CGTTTAAGGTACCTAATCTCGAGATTGATAACGGCCCTAATAAGTTATTCAGTTACTTTGACGATAAGAGGAAACTGTTCATATTTCAAGTACATTTTAAG CTTAaaaaaacatttaaagTTTTACCCGGACTACCACAAAGACCAACTAAATTTGATCACGTCGGACCAGGTCCCCAGTTTTAA
- the dnaJ gene encoding DnaJ domain protein, which yields METSPKRKNKHSVKSSHNRSKPSKTNSPFWKVYSFFRSNLIVTTLILVLLLAFVLKYYEDVHDSYSNFKKMDENIYEILEVPRDAKDSEIKAKYRELSLKWHPDKNKDCVECEKRFLKIKEAYKIILNPYLREIYDKTSGYTVDVIPSKTVNLTLADYQELVGPNVWVVQIYSDDNARCKAFSSLWDEFATKYQKFAKFGRINLFLERKLLKKLNVNPKIHPALLMLHNNKYDLFPNDVLNNLNVLSGYFVKNYPFTCKHVKSYKEFKNVNKKNKVLLYNKRGGSDADVPLNLKYFCMRFNKVLGMFYTSSDVKEEVAEEVMNTDAKQKLTESKNTLFVGFYVNNELKYMLNNNTSNLTKLEKLFYTLFTLNMFEMDSDLNVICSKYNIKERLCVFTTNDRLDLHKMYRNYEMYNEVVRNSEPEEAEEDLKVEVEEVEPDGTVKPKKEEKPNLLLSNRDLQFVKVDPKYKSELGTGKNSVMLVNLHKNSYCLLKDFDEALVDKLLNDEVDLTWTKLPNKLHKLFFNKNKFYENFFNYLKAKLM from the exons ATGGAGACAAGTCCAAA gaGAAAAAACAAACACTCTGTGAAATCATCG CATAACAGAAGTAAGCCATCCAAGACGAATTCCCCGTTCTGGAAGGTTTATTCTTTCTTCAGATCAAACCTTATTGTAACCACATTGATCCTCGTCCTATTGT tGGCATTTGTCCTTAAATATTACGAAGATGTGCACGATTCCTACAGTAATTTCAAGAAAATGGACGAGAATATTTACGAAATCCTCGAGGTGCCAAGAGACGCCAAGGACTCTGAGATCAAGGCTAAATATCGTGAATTGTCATTAAAATG GCATCCTGATAAGAATAAAGACTGCGTTGAATGTGAAAAAcgttttttaaaaattaaagaagCATACAAGATTATAT tgaATCCATATCTGCGTGAAATATATGACAAAACAAGCGGATATACAGTTGATGTGATACCCTCAAAAACAGTTAACTTGACTCTTGCAGACTACCAAGAGCTTGTTGGACCCAACGTCTGGGTAGTGCAAATATACTCAGACGATAACGCTCGTTGCAAGGCTTTTTCATCACTTTGGGATGAATTCGCTAcaaaatatcaaaaattCGCTAAATTCGGAAGAATTAACTTGTTTTTGGAACGCAAACTTTTGAAAAAACTAAATGTTAACCCCAAAATCCATCCAGCTTTACTAATGCtacacaataataaatacGAT TTGTTTCCAAATGATGTGTTAAATAACTTGAACGTATTGAGCGGTTactttgtaaaaaattacccATTCACCTGCAAACACGTGAAAAGCTAcaaagaatttaaaaatgtaaataagaAGAATAAAGTCctgttatataataaaaggGGTGGAAGTGACGCAGATGTTCCATTGAATTTGAAATACTTCTGCATGAGGTTCAACAAAGTGCTTGGCATGTTTTACACGAGTAGCGACGTGAAGGAGGAGGTGGCTGAAGAAGTTATGAACACAGACGCAAAACAAAAACTAACTGAATCGAAGAATACACTTTTTGTAGGATTTTACGTCAATAACGAGCTGAAGTACATGTTGAACAACAATACGAGTAACTTGACTAAACTGGAAAAGTTATtctacacactatttact ttGAATATGTTTGAAATGGACTCTGATTTGAACGTGATATGCAGTAAATATAACATAAAGGAGCGACTATGTGTTTTCACGACAAATGATAGGTTGGATTTACACAAGATGTACAGGAATTATGAAATGTACAACGAAGTGGTGAGGAACTCTGAACCCGAAGAGGCTGAAGAAGATTTGAAGGTGGAAGTGGAGGAGGTTGAACCTGATGGAACAGTAAAGCCCAAGAAAGAAGAAAAACCAAACCTATTACTGTCCAACAGAGATTTGCAATTTGTAAAGGTTGACCCCAAATACAAGTCGGAACTGGGCACTGGAAAGAATTCAGTGATGCttgttaatttacacaaaaaTTCATATTGCCTGTTAAAGGACTTTGATGAGGCTTTGGTTGACAAGCTCTTGAATGACGAGGTTGATCTAACTTGGACTAAACTACCAAACAAACTCCATAAGCTATTTTTCAAcaagaataaattttacGAGAACTTTTTTAATTACCTTAAAGCgaaattaatgtaa
- a CDS encoding Nucleotidyl transferase family protein, giving the protein MKSVILAGGHGTRIRPLTLSVPKPLVEFCNCPVIEHQIKACKNAGFDHIIIAVTEYHNIIEPIKQLAEKYAIRIDFSVESTPLGTAGPLRLAKELICSDDDSDDFVVFNSDIICNYPLKELLESHRKNSAKVTILVTTVENSSEFGVILHDENGLIKSFLEKPKNSTSNTINAGVYVLNKEVLDHIPLKNYSIEKQFFPKYLKYNSSYIYKLDGFWSDIGKPTGYLNGQHLYLSHVQQSESKANKMENNQKENEVSPVQSPMNSFETTSSYQSSETKLKQPVLIHPTCVIGNGCMIGPNVCIGPNVVIGDGCRILNSTLFREVKVESYCYIEDSIIGWKSLIKQWCRIEGLSVFGENVIVDESLYIRGSIVLPHKTINSSVYEDGRIII; this is encoded by the exons atGAAATCGGTTATATTGGCAGGCGGCCATGGAACACGAATACGTCCATTAACCCTTTCAGTTCCCAAACCTCTTGTTGAATTCTGTAATTGTCCGGTTATAGAACATCAAATCAAGGCCTGCAAAAAt gctGGTTTCGACCATATTATAATAGCCGTTACCGAGTATCATAACATAATAGAACCGATTAAACAATTGGCTGAAAAA TATGCCATACGTATCGATTTTTCAGTAGAATCCACTCCTCTGGGCACAG CTGGCCCATTGAGATTGGCTAAAGAGTTGATTTGCAGTGACGACGACAGTGATGATTTTGTCGTATTTAACAGTGATATAATTTGCAATTACCCTCTGAAGGAGCTGTTGGAATCGCATAGGAAAAACTCGGCCAAAGTTACAATTCTG GTTACTACGGTGGAAAATAGCAGTGAGTTTGGCGTGATATTACACGACGAAAATGGTCTGATAAAATCTTTTCTGGAGAAGCCAAAAAACTCAACATCAAACACAATTAACGCAG GCGTTTATGTACTAAATAAAGAAGTTCTGGACCATATACCTCTGAAAAACTATTCCATAGAGAAACAGTTTTTCCCAAAATATCTCAAATATAATTCAAgctatatatataaattagatGGATTTTG GTCAGATATCGGCAAACCGACAGGATATTTAAATGGACAGCACCTATATCTATCACACGTCCAACAATCGGAATCAAAAGCTAATAAAATGGAAAATAATCAAAAGGAAAATGAAGTTAGTCCAGTGCAGAGTCCCATGAATAGTTTCGAAACAACATCAAGTTATCAATCAAGTGAAACTAAGTTAAAGCAGCCTGTTCTAATT CATCCAACTTGTGTTATCGGGAACGGCTGTATGATAGGTCCCAACGTATGCATAGGTCCTAATGTCGTCATCGGCGACGGTTGTAGAATATTAAATTCCACTTTATTCAGGG aggTAAAGGTGGAATCTTACTGTTATATTGAGGATAGTATTATAGGATGGAAATCACTGATCAAGCAGTGG tgtAGAATTGAAGGGTTGAGTGTTTTTGGTGAAAACGTCATAGTTGACGAATCCTTGTACATAAGAGGGTCCATAGTCCTACCACATAAAACAATAAACTCATCAGTATACGAGGACGGAcggataataatataa
- the UBC16 gene encoding Ubiquitin-conjugating enzyme family protein, producing MFCIIYYVIFVYVSLSITIKNIGPRFHYSLGINRTNLSNLRIQNEIVIFNKNPPPNCKLEVFGKNNNIWIITWTGLPGTIYAGEEYKIKVILPNGYPLKPPIIYFLQPTPVHKHVYSNGDICLNSIGHDYIPSASISSFILSIISMLSSAKEKSLPIDNHLHVDLPPGTSEGGFLYHDDKC from the exons atgttttgtattatttactatgTTATTTTTGTCTACGTTAGTCTGTCAATTACCATAAAGAATATCGGTCCGAGATTCCACTACTCTCTCGGGATTAATCGcacaaatttatcaaatttaagaatacaaaat GaaatagtaatttttaataagaATCCGCCTCCCAATTGTAAACTAGAAGTTTTcggtaaaaataataatatctGGATAATAACTTGGACCGGTCTTCCAGGAACAATATACGCAGGAGAAGAATACAAAATCAAGGTTATACTCCCAAACGGATACCCCCTAAAACCaccaattatttatttcctTCAACCAA CTCCTGTACACAAACACGTCTATTCAAATGGAGATATTTGTTTGAATAGTATCGGACATGACTACATCCCGTCAGCTTCTATTTCCAGCTTCATACTCTCAATAATCTCTATGCTTTCATCTGCCAAGGAAAAGTCATTACCAATCGACAATCACCTGC ATGTGGATTTGCCACCTGGTACCTCGGAAGGTGGATTTTTATATCACGACGacaaatgttaa
- a CDS encoding MAC/Perforin domain protein, translating into MMNKLNNTLEYVHSDNVYIQNYPKCEMLNENKLKDEKEEKSEIFTKKSMEDSNTINTKIISCAKFIIGLNNINRFNNHFISDLRKLRNNLISCGKTKNTRNLMKECVIKEYKKFFELYGTHYIIKIVLGGKIVIDENVSSDSSSESKNLDLNLGVIRYLDKGSGSNNSNLNNNNISIFGGTVWDGNWYNELKTDPVPLKFTLATYNEIFKKYNISYKHYINTLKKHL; encoded by the exons atgatgaacaaattaaacaaCACCTTAGAATATGTACATTCAGACAACGTTTACATACAAAATTACCCAAAATGTGAAATGTTGAATGAGAACAAACTCAAGGACgaaaaagaagaaaaaaGTGAAATTTTCACTAAAAAGTCAATGGAAGATAGCAACACAATCAATACAAAAATCATTTCCTGTGCCAAATTCATCATTGGACTAAATAACAT AAACCGCTTCAACAACCATTTCATATCAGATTTGAGGAAACTAAGaaataacttaatttcCTGCGGTAAAACTAAAAACACCAGGAATCTGATGaaagaatgtgtaattaAAGAATATAAAAAGTTCTTCGAATTATACGGCACACACTATATCataaaaatagttttaG GTGGCAAAATCGTCATTGATGAGAACGTTAGCAGTGATTCTAGTTCAGAATCCAAAAATTTAGACTTAAACTTGGGAGTAATTAGATACCTTGACAAAGGCTCCGGCTCCAACAACTCAAACTTgaataacaataatataagCATTTTCGGAGGCACAGTTTGGGACGGTAACTGGTACAATGAGCTTAAAACCGACCCTGTTCCCCTGAAATTCACCCTGGCCACTTATAATGAGATATTTAAAAAGTACAACATTAGCTACAAACATTACATTAACACTCTCAAAAAGCACCtttaa
- the AP4M gene encoding Adaptor complexes medium subunit family protein, which translates to MTISQFFIISHSGDVLLSRNLRNETTKNVESFYTYLKENSNVGPIFELEGMLYFYIRRSNLYFVMTTRYITSPSYVMELLNKITNYLKDFIGILNEETIKSNFVLAYEILDEILDYGYIQCISINQLKQKIYNTSTVTTDNIKPMTSNRNMLPSVVSNKSLINPNNKNEIFVDVIEKVNAKLGSDVKTTVEGQIQIKSYLKGSPSIQLYISNNIQFLNNTSRTSNESDLSNPPSSSQHLEQLPSYNNQFTHSSFITGGIDRVGTFEDHGEQLHRLQSLEIDDRFESKLVIEDYNLDSDVEMVNNVMKFIPKEGEYTILNYKLKNINLPFDIKTQLVNNSENNVHLSIRVSCNLPLNVHSLFLLKCKLPNHVNTINMSLNPKFFQQVSEYKLENNSISWNVKNIQGSSEVVLNSEIAFSTKVNMKQFGPINLVFEVPLYNITNLKIKYLNVNNNNKSYKWVRYLTLSNSYMYYF; encoded by the exons ATGACTATATCgcaattttttatcatttctCACTCAGGAGATGTCCTTTTGTCGAGAAATTTACGTAATGAGACTACTAAAA ATGTCGAGAgtttttacacttatttaAAGGAAAATAGTAATGTCGGCCCAATTTTTGAACTGGAAGGAATGTTATATTTCTATATTAGGAGGTCAAATTTGTACTTTGTGATGACTACGAGGTATATAACGTCACCGTCGTATGTCATGGAATTGTTAAACaaaattactaattatttaaag GATTTTATCGGAATATTGAACGAAGAAACCATAAAATCGAACTTTGTATTGGCGTATGAGATACTTGACGAGATACTCGATTACGGATATATACAATGTATAAGTATAAACCAGCTGAAGCAGAAGATATATAACACCTCAACGGTGACGACAGATAAC ATAAAGCCGATGACCAGTAACCGTAACATGCTACCATCTGTAGTTAGTAATAAATCACTAATAAACCCAAATAACAAGAATGAAATTTTCGTGGATGTGATTGAGAAAGTTAATGCGAAACTGGGCAGTGATGTGAAAACAACAGTGGAAGGACAAATACAAATCAAGTCATATTTAAAAGGATCACCGAGCATACAACTGTACATTTCAAACaatatacaatttttaaataacacGTCTAGAACAAGTAATGAGTCAGATTTGAGCAATCCTCCTTCCAGTAGTCAACATTTAGAGCAACTTCCATCTTATAATAATCAGTTCACACATAGTAGCTTTATCACTGGTGGTATTGATAGAGTTGGTACTTTTGAAGACCATGGAGAACAGTTGCATAGGCTTCAAAGTTTAGAAATCGATGATAGATTTGAAAGCAAACTAGTAATCGAAGATTATAATCTTGATAGTGATGTTGAAATGGTTAATAACGTCATGAAATTTATACCTAAAGAGGGCGAATACACTATCCTAAATTacaagttaaaaaatattaatttaccGTTTGATATAAAAACTCAACTTGTGAATAATAGTGAAAATAACGTGCATTTGTCAATAAGAGTCTCTTGCAACTTGCCTCTAAATGTTCATTCGTTATTTCTTCTAAAGTGTAAACTGCCAAACCATGTCAATACCATCAACATGTCACTGAACCCCAAGTTTTTTCAACAA gTGTCAGAATACAAGTTGGAGAATAACTCGATATCCTGGAACGTAAAGAATATACAA GGTTCAAGTGAAGTTGTTCTGAATTCTGAAATTGCATTTAGCACTAAAGTTAACATGAAGCAATTTGGTCCAATTAACCTTGTATTCGAGGTTCCTCTGTATAATATCACAAACCTGAAG ATAAAGTACTTGAAcgttaataataataacaaatcGTATAAATGGGTGAGGTACTTGACGTTATCAAATTCATACATGTACTACttttaa
- a CDS encoding putative integral membrane protein, translating into MPEPEGESESRACCNITSRHVKIIIAVLLLLFGLLLIIVTSYEILSYKEEARKRETRNLVSEELNKLDVEDKMTLNKIITSHLEDLIEESGTDKTQKDISEIPEDRELKKEEIPAHYERNVDSFTLNIAPYKSFNELEYKKVSYNCYRKDFFRTNINGTGTNMRFIAKSSKIPKGSSENSGGCATSYYWIYYTPATQTTKIYSMGPYYGHHEVKMIENMFTPMDKEGCLTLNGCVPPIDNVRKDYDWDEEYRFIRRMAYITADSSKFQDIVEFQKFLDKKIKDEVESYDEKIRILSHDRESVQHYSTLKEATHCVYSI; encoded by the exons ATGCCAGAGCCTGAAGGGGAGAGCGAATCTCGAGCTTGTTGTAATATTACGAGCAGACATGTAAAGATCATCATAGCCGTTTTATTGCTATTATTCGGCCTtttgttaataatagtgaCCTCGTACGAAATTTTAAGTTACAAGGAAGAAGCGAGGAAAAGAGAAACA agaAATTTGGTGAGTGAGGAGCTGAACAAACTAGATGTTGAGGATAAAATGACCctcaataaaattattaccaGCCACTTGGAGGATTTGATTGAAGAATCAGGAACCGATAAAACACAGAAAGATATCTCAGAAATTCCAGAAGACAGAGAATTAAAAAAAGAGGAGATACCTGCACACTATGAAAGAAATGTTGATTCGTTCACCTTAAACATAGCTCCTTACAAGAGTTTCAATGAGTTGGAGTACAAGAAGGTCTCTTACAATTGCTATAGAAAGGATTTCTTCAGGACCAACATTAACGGCACGGGTACCAATATGAGATTCATAGCGAAGAGTTCCAAAATTCCAAAAGGCTCGAGTGAGAATAGCGGTGGGTGTGCAACGAGCTATTACTGGATTTACTACACACCAGCAACTCAAACGactaaaatttattcaatgGGACCATACTATGGACACCATGAAGTGAAGATGATAGAGAATATGTTCACCCCAATGGACAAAGAAGGTTGTTTAACTCTCAATGGTTGTGTACCTCCAATTGATAACGTAAGAAAAGATTACGACTGGGATGAGGAATATAGGTTTATAAGAAGAATGGCATACATAACCGCAGACTCCTCAAAGTTCCAGGATATTGTTGAGTTCCAAAAATTCCttgataaaaaaatcaaagATGAAGTCGAGTCGTACGATGAAAAAATTAGGATTCTAAGTCACGACCGTGAATCAGTTCAACACTACAGTACACTTAAAGAGGCGACACACTGCGTTTATtcaatttaa
- a CDS encoding putative integral membrane protein has protein sequence MINFSEDDKKRYWIVIVRGMLNICNNYYKPHNRDLEIEVNGKKILLDHKYIISYEFYEFISFLTKDECLKETVILTIREIVTNIKNSLLNIKDMSSTYLLGELLLIIVGVKMSFITEYLIIIIKNFEGSIKENNFTFVNVHEIAMHLKLIMDLVEDSMIKQNNVLLDKDSEFREKLEDLSKLIDKCPILISIQFENIKTKLVNYDRVHNVDTSSSVNYLGFDDQTPFNLKLIPNESINCEEAVDLTML, from the exons atgataaattttagtGAAGATGATAAGAAAAGGTACTGGATCGTAATTGTTAGGGGAATGCTTAACATTtgtaacaattattataagCCACACAACAGGGACCTAGAAATAGAAGTAAATGGCAAAAAAATCTTACTTGACCACAAATACATAATTTCGTATGAGTTTTATGAATTCATTTCGTTTTTGACGAAGGACGAATGTCTCAAGGAAACAGTAATCTTGACAATAAGGGAAATAGTAACCAACATCAAGAACTCACTGCTTAATATAA AAGATATGAGTTCAACATATTTGCTGGGCGAGCTTCTTCTGATAATAGTTGGAGTCAAAATGAGTTTCATAACAGAAT atttaattataataattaaaaatttcgAAGGTTCGATAAAAGAAAATAACTTCACATTTGTAAATGTACATGAGATTGCAATGCACCTGAAATTAATCATGGATTTGGTGGAAGATTCCATGATAAAACAAAAT AATGTGTTACTCGACAAGGATTCGGAATTTAGAGAAAAGTTGGAAGATTTGTCAAAA ttgATTGATAAATGCCCAATTCTAATTTCAATACAATTcgaaaatataaaaaccaaattagtaaattatgatCGGGTTCACAACGTTGATACGTCGTCctctgtaaattatttaggATTTGATGACCAAACACcctttaatttaaaattgattccCAATGAATCAATCAATTGCGAAGAAGCTGTAGATTTAACAATGttataa